A region of Streptomyces halobius DNA encodes the following proteins:
- a CDS encoding betaine/proline/choline family ABC transporter ATP-binding protein (Members of the family are the ATP-binding subunit of ABC transporters for substrates such as betaine, L-proline or other amino acids, choline, carnitine, etc. The substrate specificity is best determined from the substrate-binding subunit, rather than this subunit, as it interacts with the permease subunit and not with substrate directly.): MPETSGTGNGTPATQSSTPPVSGAGIRLENLTKIYPGSPVPAVDNVTMEIRAGELVIFVGPSGCGKSTTLKMINRLIEPTSGRIRIGDEDVTGIDPVKLRRKVGYAIQQSGLFPHMTVAQNIALVPKMTGWSKARITSRVEEMLDLVGLDPGEFHGRYPRQLSGGQQQRVGVARALAADPPVLLMDEPFGAVDPITRDHLQDELIRLQHELHKTICFVTHDFDEAIKLGDRIAVLRERSHIAQFDTPEAILTNPTDDFVSGFVGAGAALKRLNLTRVRDVGFVDFPTARMDAPLESLVALLRSGTTNEVLLLDPNRRPYKWLRRGDLARAKGTLARAGTLVHDTVTRDATLRDALEAVLTDSAGRVAVTGRRGEYIGVVDMETLMNNVHQLLEADRLDAAAQRDAPDEQDGSRGARHERA; the protein is encoded by the coding sequence GTGCCTGAGACATCCGGGACCGGAAACGGGACGCCTGCCACGCAGTCCAGCACGCCGCCCGTCTCCGGCGCCGGCATCCGGCTGGAGAATCTGACGAAGATCTATCCCGGCAGCCCGGTCCCGGCGGTGGACAACGTCACCATGGAGATCCGGGCCGGTGAGCTGGTGATCTTCGTGGGGCCGTCGGGCTGCGGCAAGTCCACCACCCTCAAGATGATCAACCGGCTGATCGAGCCGACGTCCGGACGGATCCGGATCGGCGACGAGGACGTCACCGGCATCGACCCGGTAAAGCTGCGCCGCAAGGTCGGCTACGCCATCCAGCAGTCCGGCCTCTTCCCCCATATGACCGTCGCCCAGAACATCGCCCTGGTCCCGAAGATGACCGGCTGGTCCAAGGCGAGGATCACCAGCCGGGTCGAGGAGATGCTCGACCTCGTCGGCCTGGACCCGGGCGAGTTCCACGGCCGCTACCCCCGCCAGCTCTCCGGCGGCCAGCAGCAGCGCGTCGGCGTCGCCCGCGCGCTCGCCGCCGACCCGCCCGTGCTGCTGATGGACGAGCCGTTCGGCGCCGTCGACCCGATCACCCGCGACCACCTGCAGGACGAGCTGATCCGGCTCCAGCACGAACTCCACAAGACCATCTGCTTCGTCACCCACGACTTCGACGAGGCGATCAAGCTCGGCGACCGGATCGCGGTGCTCCGCGAGCGCTCCCACATCGCCCAGTTCGACACCCCCGAAGCCATCCTCACCAACCCCACGGACGACTTCGTCTCCGGCTTCGTGGGCGCCGGCGCCGCCCTCAAGCGGCTCAACCTCACCCGCGTACGGGACGTCGGCTTCGTCGACTTCCCGACCGCCCGGATGGACGCCCCCCTGGAGTCCCTCGTCGCGCTGCTGCGCTCCGGCACCACCAACGAGGTGCTGCTGCTCGACCCGAACCGCCGCCCGTACAAATGGCTGCGCCGCGGCGATCTGGCGCGCGCCAAGGGGACACTGGCGCGGGCCGGCACCCTCGTGCACGACACGGTGACCCGGGACGCGACGCTGCGCGACGCCCTGGAGGCGGTGCTCACCGACAGCGCCGGCCGGGTCGCGGTGACCGGACGGCGCGGTGAGTACATCGGCGTGGTCGACATGGAGACGCTGATGAACAACGTCCACCAACTGCTGGAGGCGGACCGCCTGGACGCCGCCGCACAGCGGGACGCGCCCGATGAGCAGGACGGCTCCCGGGGGGCCAGGCATGAGCGAGCGTAG
- a CDS encoding IclR family transcriptional regulator, giving the protein MTAETSQTLDRGLRVLKLLADTDHGLTVTELSNKLGVNRTVVYRLLATLEQHALVRRDIGGRARVGLGVLRLGRQVHPLVREAALPALRSLAEDIGATAHLTLVDGTEALAVAVVEPTWTDYHVAYRAGFRHPLDRGAAGRAILKGRQGRPQDGGLALTHGELEAGASGAAAPLLGVSGIEGSVGVVMLADTVSERVGPRVIEAAREVSEALR; this is encoded by the coding sequence GTGACCGCGGAGACCTCTCAGACGCTCGACCGAGGACTGCGTGTCCTCAAACTGCTCGCCGATACGGACCACGGACTGACCGTGACCGAGCTGTCCAACAAGCTCGGCGTCAACCGCACCGTGGTCTACCGCCTGCTCGCGACGCTGGAGCAGCACGCTCTGGTACGCCGTGACATCGGCGGCCGGGCCCGGGTCGGCCTCGGAGTGCTGCGCCTGGGCCGCCAGGTGCATCCGCTCGTCAGAGAGGCCGCGCTGCCCGCGCTGCGCTCGCTCGCCGAGGACATAGGCGCCACCGCGCATCTCACCCTGGTCGACGGCACCGAGGCGCTGGCCGTCGCCGTCGTGGAGCCGACCTGGACCGACTACCACGTCGCCTACCGTGCCGGGTTCCGTCATCCGCTGGACCGGGGGGCCGCCGGCCGGGCGATCCTCAAGGGGCGGCAGGGCCGGCCCCAGGACGGCGGACTCGCCCTGACCCACGGGGAGTTGGAGGCGGGTGCGAGCGGGGCGGCGGCGCCGCTGCTCGGGGTGAGCGGTATCGAGGGGAGTGTGGGTGTGGTGATGCTCGCGGACACCGTCTCCGAGCGGGTCGGGCCGCGGGTGATCGAGGCGGCCCGCGAGGTGTCCGAGGCGCTGCGCTGA
- a CDS encoding S16 family serine protease produces the protein MSARTRTLALCTALVVALLATAAFAPLPFSVAYPGMTANVLGDAKGKPVITITGADTRRTTGQLRMTSIVATGPDASVHLLDVIKGWSRTDQAVMPRDAVYPVGDTTEEIAKHNAAQMKKSQETATAAALGRLHRSGKDVDKDVEVKLSLQDVGGPSAGLMFALGIVNKLDGDGTGHDLTGGKTIAGTGTITAGGKVGAVGGVPLKTQAAHRDGATVFLVPEKECADARAELPQGMRLIPVRTLDGAVDALRALRTGAKVPAC, from the coding sequence GTGTCTGCACGCACCCGCACCCTGGCGCTCTGCACCGCCCTCGTCGTCGCCCTGCTCGCCACCGCCGCCTTCGCGCCGCTGCCGTTCTCGGTCGCCTATCCGGGCATGACGGCGAATGTCCTCGGCGACGCCAAGGGCAAGCCGGTCATCACCATCACCGGCGCCGACACCCGCCGGACCACTGGCCAGCTGCGGATGACCTCGATCGTCGCCACCGGTCCGGACGCCTCCGTCCATCTGCTGGACGTCATCAAGGGCTGGTCCCGTACGGACCAGGCGGTGATGCCGCGCGACGCCGTCTATCCCGTGGGCGACACCACCGAGGAGATCGCGAAGCACAACGCGGCGCAGATGAAGAAGTCCCAGGAGACCGCCACCGCCGCGGCGCTGGGCCGGCTGCACCGGTCCGGCAAGGACGTCGACAAGGACGTCGAGGTCAAGCTGAGCCTGCAGGACGTGGGCGGGCCCAGCGCCGGCCTGATGTTCGCCCTCGGCATCGTCAACAAGCTGGACGGCGACGGCACGGGGCACGATCTGACCGGCGGCAAGACCATCGCGGGGACCGGCACCATCACCGCGGGCGGCAAGGTCGGCGCGGTCGGCGGTGTGCCGCTCAAGACGCAGGCCGCGCACCGCGACGGCGCCACGGTCTTCCTGGTCCCCGAGAAGGAGTGCGCGGACGCCCGCGCGGAGCTTCCCCAGGGCATGCGGCTGATCCCCGTGCGCACCCTGGACGGCGCGGTGGACGCCCTCAGGGCCCTGCGGACCGGGGCCAAGGTCCCGGCCTGCTGA
- a CDS encoding ABC transporter permease yields MSPDDVGDDASGPRGEGQSAGERTVDMAFLDTTEIEEREIAAGEAPAPPSRGPRRISWQKWTFMPAFLTVALLVTWLWFTHTTLDSIARQAVDDGKVWLALRQQIQLTAYSTFFVLIIAIPLGIALTRRRLRAAGPFALAVANLGQAVPALGLLILLVIWLGIGARSAIIGMVIYATLPVLANTIAGLRGIDPTLTEAARGIGMSPTGVLTRVELPLAVPLILAGVRTALVLNVGTATLATFGGGGGLGDLISAGIITQRMPVLVLGSVLTVALALLVEWLASLAELLLRPRGLEGSS; encoded by the coding sequence ATGAGCCCGGACGACGTCGGGGACGACGCGAGCGGCCCGCGCGGGGAGGGGCAGTCGGCGGGCGAGCGCACGGTGGACATGGCCTTCCTGGACACCACCGAGATCGAGGAACGGGAGATCGCGGCCGGGGAGGCACCCGCCCCGCCCTCCCGCGGCCCGCGCCGGATCAGCTGGCAGAAGTGGACCTTCATGCCGGCCTTCCTGACCGTCGCGCTGCTGGTCACCTGGCTGTGGTTCACCCACACCACCCTGGACTCCATCGCCCGCCAGGCGGTCGACGACGGCAAGGTGTGGCTCGCGCTACGCCAGCAGATCCAGCTCACCGCGTACTCCACCTTCTTCGTGCTGATCATCGCGATCCCGCTGGGCATCGCGCTCACCCGCCGCCGGCTGCGCGCGGCCGGCCCGTTCGCGCTGGCGGTCGCCAACCTCGGGCAGGCCGTCCCGGCCCTGGGTCTGCTGATCCTGCTGGTCATCTGGCTCGGCATCGGCGCCCGGTCCGCCATCATCGGCATGGTCATCTACGCCACGCTGCCCGTCCTGGCCAACACCATCGCCGGGCTGCGCGGAATCGACCCGACGCTGACCGAGGCCGCCCGCGGTATCGGCATGTCCCCCACGGGCGTCCTGACCAGGGTCGAACTCCCCCTGGCCGTACCGCTGATCCTGGCCGGTGTGCGCACCGCGCTGGTCCTGAACGTCGGCACCGCGACGCTGGCCACCTTCGGCGGTGGCGGCGGCCTCGGTGACCTGATCTCGGCGGGCATCATCACCCAGCGGATGCCCGTACTCGTCCTCGGTTCGGTGCTGACGGTGGCGCTGGCGCTGCTGGTCGAATGGCTGGCCTCGCTCGCCGAACTGCTGCTGCGGCCGCGCGGCCTGGAGGGGAGTTCCTGA
- a CDS encoding glycine betaine ABC transporter substrate-binding protein: MAPYGALRHDPKGMGGGAPWGNLPAVAEGGTWGTAPVRRRSVVLALAGALLAAVGLSGCGLVSGSPMTDDVKPGTVGRGEPLKGAQLTVTSKEFTENIILGQIMGLIFKAAGATVIDKTNIQGTIGAREAVRTGAADGMYEYTGTGWITHLGHEKPIPDEQKQWEAVRDADRANGLVWLPQSTLNNTYALALNPANAKKYGVKTLSDLAALLKKDPDAVTLCVENEFATRNDGLPGMAKAYGMSIPPGNIRKMSAGVIYTQTVKGTACTFGEVYTTDGRIKAMGLTVLADDKHFFPNYNAAPEMNAATMKKYPQIAGLLAPVTKALDNTVAQQLNRKVDVDGEDPHEVAKEWLIEKGFIREG; encoded by the coding sequence ATGGCGCCCTACGGAGCCCTCCGCCACGACCCGAAGGGCATGGGTGGGGGCGCCCCCTGGGGAAACCTCCCAGCGGTGGCTGAGGGAGGGACCTGGGGGACTGCCCCTGTCCGACGCCGCTCCGTCGTGCTCGCGCTGGCCGGCGCGCTGCTCGCCGCCGTCGGCCTGAGCGGCTGCGGCCTGGTCAGCGGCAGCCCGATGACCGACGACGTCAAGCCCGGCACCGTCGGCCGGGGCGAGCCCCTCAAGGGCGCCCAACTCACCGTCACCTCGAAGGAGTTCACCGAGAACATCATCCTCGGGCAGATCATGGGCCTGATCTTCAAGGCGGCCGGCGCGACGGTCATCGACAAGACCAACATCCAGGGCACGATCGGCGCCCGTGAGGCGGTCCGGACCGGCGCCGCGGACGGGATGTACGAGTACACCGGCACCGGCTGGATCACCCACCTCGGCCACGAGAAGCCGATCCCCGACGAACAGAAGCAGTGGGAGGCGGTCCGCGACGCCGACCGGGCGAACGGCCTCGTCTGGCTTCCGCAGTCCACCCTCAACAACACCTACGCGCTGGCGCTCAACCCCGCCAACGCGAAGAAGTACGGCGTCAAGACCCTCTCGGACCTCGCCGCGCTGCTGAAGAAGGACCCCGACGCGGTCACCCTGTGTGTGGAGAACGAGTTCGCCACCCGCAACGACGGCCTGCCCGGCATGGCGAAGGCGTACGGGATGAGCATCCCGCCGGGCAACATCAGAAAGATGTCCGCCGGCGTCATCTACACCCAGACCGTCAAGGGCACGGCCTGCACCTTCGGCGAGGTCTACACCACCGACGGGCGCATCAAGGCGATGGGCCTGACCGTCCTGGCCGACGACAAGCACTTCTTCCCGAACTACAACGCGGCGCCCGAGATGAACGCCGCGACGATGAAGAAGTACCCGCAGATCGCCGGACTGCTCGCGCCCGTCACCAAGGCCCTCGACAACACCGTCGCGCAGCAGCTCAACCGCAAGGTCGATGTGGACGGCGAGGATCCGCACGAGGTCGCCAAGGAGTGGCTGATCGAGAAGGGGTTCATCAGGGAAGGCTGA